One stretch of Meriones unguiculatus strain TT.TT164.6M chromosome 7, Bangor_MerUng_6.1, whole genome shotgun sequence DNA includes these proteins:
- the LOC132655334 gene encoding ral guanine nucleotide dissociation stimulator-like: MFCCFKIARGTGVKKDKSGGHGGAWRHRIHSCLQCLWPFSRKEADLTQGSQGQGHTDKAKEDSAPKDQKEPCGESRISADVVEKLVNHLVPSLQAGDTFFVPAFLCTYRRFATTQQVLDLLFKRYSYFRPYCEEDEQAKNTLCSFLDTWIDKNPEEFCQTSDLSILRKLKTYLIVNMPYSDLIVRVHMLLTDLQQEEASESEIKDDEDSVMLSTQHACTQQTTLVLGDAARGQTILKDMMRTRHHRGLMLLEFHIVPMISCDWRDVAHYTWGVPANLGPVLELTEPKQTSNRVGLSGVVSGAHPNLYIVSVLGAYSKI, translated from the exons ATGTTCTGCTGTTTTAAGATTGCTAGAGGCACAGGCGTCAAGAAGGACAAGAGTGGAGGCCATGGTGGTGCCTGGAGACACAGGATTCACTCCTGCCTCCAATGCCTCTGGCCATTTTCCCGGAAGGAAGCAGACTTgacccagggcagccagggccaaGGCCACACTGACAAG GCTAAGGAGGATTCTGCCCCAAAGGACCAGAAGGAGCCCTGTGGAGAGTCCCGCATCAGTGCAGATGTGGTGGAAAAGCTAGTGAACCACCTGGTGCCTTCCCTGCAGGCTGGGGACACCTTCTTTGTCCCTGCCTTCCTGTGTACATACCGAAGGTTTGCCACCACCCAGCAGGTGCTGGACCTGCTGTTCAAGCG CTATTCATACTTCCGTCCTTATTGTGAAGAGGATGAACAAGCAAAGAA CACCCTCTGTTCCTTCCTGGACACATGGATAGATAAGAACCCTGAGGAGTTTTGTCAGACCTCAGACCTCTCCATTCTGAGGAAGCTGAAGACCTACTTGATTGTGAACATGCCATATTCGGACCTTATTGTTCGTGTCCATATGCTCCTGACCGACTTGCAGCAAGAAGAGGCCAGTGAGTCAGAGATCAAGGATGATGAAGACTCAG TTATGTTGTCCACTCAGCATGCTTGTACTCAACAGACCACACTGGTTTTGGGAGACGCTGCAAGGGGACAGACCATCCTGAAA GATATGATGCGCACTCGCCATCACAGGGGTCTGATGCTGCTAGAGTTCCACATTGTCCCCATGATCTCGTGTGACTGGCGGGATGTTGCACATTACACCTGGGGTGTGCCTGCAAACTTGGGACCAGTGTTAGAGCTGACGGAGCCCAAGCAAACAAGCAACCGTGTGGGACTAAGTGGCGTGGTATCTGGTGCTCATCCTAATCTCTACATTGTCTCTGTACTTGGGGCTTACTCTAAGATCTAG
- the LOC110544808 gene encoding ral guanine nucleotide dissociation stimulator-like, with translation MFSHCLKTIQGSGLKRDKSGGHGGAWRHRIHSCLQCLWPFSRKEADLTQGSQGQGHTDKAKEDSAPKDQKEPCGESRISADVVEKLVNHLVPSLQAGDTFFVPAFLCTYRRFATTQQVLDLLFKRYDNFHPYCEEDEQVKKTICIFLDTWMDKNPDDFCHSSCLSILRKMKTYLIVNMPYSDLIVRVHMLLTYLEEQGVSESEAKDEIDSGRCLRPCV, from the exons ATGTTCTCTCACTGTCTAAAGACTATCCAAGGCTCAGGCCTCAAGAGAGACAAGAGTGGAGGCCATGGTGGTGCCTGGAGACACAGGATTCACTCCTGCCTCCAATGCCTCTGGCCATTTTCCCGGAAGGAAGCAGACTTgacccagggcagccagggccaaGGCCACACTGACAAG GCTAAGGAGGATTCTGCCCCAAAGGACCAGAAGGAGCCCTGTGGAGAGTCCCGCATCAGTGCAGATGTGGTGGAAAAGCTAGTGAACCACCTGGTGCCTTCCCTGCAGGCTGGGGACACCTTCTTTGTCCCTGCCTTCCTGTGTACATACCGAAGGTTTGCCACCACCCAGCAGGTGCTGGACCTGCTGTTCAAGCG GTATGATAACTTCCACCCTTATTGTGAAGAAGATGAACAAGTAAAGAA GACCATTTGTATATTCCTAGACACATGGATGGACAAGAATCCTGATGACTTTTGCCACTCCTCATGCCTGTCCATTCTGAGAAAGATGAAAACCTACTTGATTGTGAACATGCCATACTCAGACCTTATTGTTCGTGTCCATATGCTCCTAACTTATTTGGAGGAACAAGGGGTTAGTGAGTCAGAGGCCAAAGATGAGATAGACTCAGGTAGGTGCTTGAGACCCTGTGTGTGA